CGGTAAAACCGAGCTTGATGAACTGCTTGACGGAATCCGGGCTGGCCGCCACCCGTCTTTCTCCCGGATAGATCTCTCTGGGAATACCGATCTGCATAGAAAGCCTCCTGAAACGGTGTAGAAAGGAAAGAAAACTGAATCACATCCACCCTGAATCCGTGGTATTTGAACGGCTGCGATCCCAACACATATCTGCCAATCCGAATCATGGGAGAAAAAAGGGGAGCGGTCAAGTTGCCGCAATGCAATATGACAGAATCATTCCCCCTCATCGCACAAACGGGTCGCCAAGCCGATATAACGGGCCGGGGTCAAGGCCAGGAGACGGGCCTTGGCCTCCTCGGGAATGTCCAAAGTCTGGATGAAAGCGTGAATCCCCTCCCGGGTGATGCCCCGTCCGCGGGTCAGGGCTTTGAGTTTTTCGTATGGTTTTTCCAGGCCATAACGACGCATCACGGTCTGGATCGGTTCGGCCAGCACCTCCCAGGTCTGGTCGAGGTCCGCGGCCAGACGCACCGAATCCGCCTCCAGCTTGCCGATGCCCTTCAAGGCGGAGTCATACCCCAGCAGGGCATATCCCAGTCCCACACCGACGTTGCGCAATACCGTGGAATCCGTCAAATCCCGCTGCATCCGGGAGAGGGGCAGTTTGGCCGCCAGATGATCGAGCATGGCGTTGGCCAGTCCCAGATTGCCCTCGGAATTTTCAAAATCGATGGGATTGACCTTGTGGGGCATGGTGGAGGATCCCACTTCTCCGTCCCGCAGTTTCTGACGGAAATAACCCAGACTGACGTAGGACCAAATGTCCCGATCAAAATCCAACAATACGGTGTTGAATCGCATCACCGCGTGGAAGAATTCCGCCACCCCGTCATGGGGTTCGATCTGGGTGGTGAGGGGCTGATAGGTGAGGCCCAAACCGGTCACGAACCGTCTGGCCAACGCGACCCAATCCACCTCG
This sequence is a window from Magnetococcales bacterium. Protein-coding genes within it:
- the purB gene encoding adenylosuccinate lyase, translated to MDLTPLTALSPLDGRYARQMASLRPVFSEFGLIYRRVQVELGWLSALAAEAAIPEVPPFSPEVEERLVALMTSFSEADARRIKEIERTTNHDVKAVEYFLKERLGGVVSETVLEFIHFACTSEDINNLSHGLALAESKERVLIPAMERVIAEIAALAARYRDLPMLARTHGQPASPTTLGKEMANVAHRLRIQLDGLRRVEVPGKINGAVGNFNAHVIAYPEVDWVALARRFVTGLGLTYQPLTTQIEPHDGVAEFFHAVMRFNTVLLDFDRDIWSYVSLGYFRQKLRDGEVGSSTMPHKVNPIDFENSEGNLGLANAMLDHLAAKLPLSRMQRDLTDSTVLRNVGVGLGYALLGYDSALKGIGKLEADSVRLAADLDQTWEVLAEPIQTVMRRYGLEKPYEKLKALTRGRGITREGIHAFIQTLDIPEEAKARLLALTPARYIGLATRLCDEGE